One window from the genome of Clostridiales bacterium encodes:
- a CDS encoding 2-hydroxyglutaryl-CoA dehydratase, whose translation KPKLLSFSADTLVVTGGVAKNSAFIKFIKNENIYKEVIVPQFTQLNGAIGCAVYGFLKEEK comes from the coding sequence AAGCCGAAGCTATTAAGCTTTAGTGCGGATACACTAGTAGTTACAGGAGGAGTTGCCAAAAATAGTGCTTTTATTAAGTTTATAAAAAATGAAAATATATATAAAGAAGTTATAGTGCCACAATTTACACAGTTAAATGGAGCTATAGGGTGTGCAGTATATGGATTTTTAAAGGAGGAAAAATAA
- the queC gene encoding 7-cyano-7-deazaguanine synthase QueC, which yields MKKAVILLSGGLDSTTCISYAIKNGYEVYPISFDYGQRLNRELECAKKVVKHFNVKTHKIIKMDNVGGSALTDMNISVPKFEGDGEIPVTYVPARNIIFLSYATGYAEVVGADAIFIGVNAVDYSGYPDCRKEFIEAFQNMINVGTKRGVEGNPIKIETPLLNLSKGEIVKLAKEVGAPLQYSTSCYNGKEKACGVCDSCTLRLRGFKEAGLIDPIPYENDVNLK from the coding sequence ATGAAAAAGGCAGTTATTTTATTATCAGGTGGATTAGACAGCACAACATGTATATCTTATGCAATTAAGAATGGATATGAGGTATATCCAATATCTTTTGATTATGGACAAAGACTAAACAGAGAATTAGAGTGTGCAAAAAAAGTTGTAAAACATTTCAATGTCAAGACTCACAAAATAATAAAAATGGATAATGTAGGAGGAAGTGCACTAACAGACATGAATATTAGTGTACCTAAATTTGAAGGAGATGGAGAAATACCAGTTACATATGTTCCCGCAAGAAACATAATCTTTTTAAGTTATGCTACAGGATATGCAGAAGTAGTAGGTGCAGATGCAATTTTTATAGGAGTAAATGCTGTTGATTATAGTGGTTATCCAGATTGCAGAAAAGAATTTATAGAGGCATTTCAAAATATGATAAATGTAGGAACAAAAAGAGGAGTAGAAGGAAATCCAATAAAAATAGAAACACCTTTACTTAATTTATCAAAGGGAGAAATAGTAAAATTAGCAAAAGAAGTAGGTGCACCATTACAATATTCAACAAGTTGCTATAATGGAAAAGAAAAAGCTTGTGGAGTATGTGATAGCTGTACATTAAGATTAAGAGGATTTAAAGAAGCGGGATTAATAGACCCAATTCCTTATGAAAACGATGTTAATTTAAAGTAG